The stretch of DNA ACCGCACGTAAAGGCTGATTGAGTCTAATGCAGGTGGCTCCGAGATTTGAGAGGGCGGCAGCAAGATTGGGGTGCTGATCGTGAAGTGACTTCCTCTGTATTAGTAGAGATTCTTCAGCGGCAGAGAGCGAATCTTCATATCTGTGCATAGCACCGTATACTCCGGCTAAGTTGGTCAAGCTGTCGACGATATGTGAATGACCCGCTGCGAATGTATCGCGGGCAATGCGTAATATTTCTTTATACATTGCCAATGATTCATCATATCTATCCAAGTCGTAGCACTTTTTAGCGAGATCCATTAACAGTGAGGCGAACTCTATGCGGTGATTTCTCAAATGTAGATTTTGCCGCTTTACAGCCTTTTGCAGTATGGACATTCGTTCCAACGGGGATCTTATTTCATGTTCCAGTGTTATTATCTGCGTCAGAATGTCGTGATGAGAGTCAAGATGGAGCGGTTTCGATTTCAACCCTACGGAGTGTAATTTTTCTAAATTTTTGAGGTCTAAAATTGTCGGGCCAGTTGCGGAAGTTTTGTGTGATTGTTCTGGCTGTTTTTTTACTTCTTTCATTGCCTACCTCGTTCTCTATTAAGATGCTTAAATTTGCGTACACGTTGCGCAGATTCTATGTGTCGTAGTAAATTAGGTCGTCTTATGATTATGTAGAAGTTTACTATAAACCAGTTGTGCGGGTTACGCTCAAGAATGTTTGGGCCAGCACAAAAAATCTGGCAGTTGTGCGACCAGGCCATCTCTAGACATCTCTGAGAATTCAAAAAACATGCTCCCAAAGCTTTTTGATGGGACGTTTCTCAAATTGCCAAACCTGCACAACTGATTATGAGGCGATCAGAGCTTAGAGTGCGGTTTTGAGCAACCAGAATTTTGGAAAACTTTGTGAGTGATAATGTTAAATGTTATGCGAGACCGTTAAGGACGAAAGGGCCCCAGGCCTGCAAAGGATATTCGTATTTGAGCATTCTCTGCTTCTCCTTCTGCATTGCATCCTGCCAAGAGAAGCCCTCCAATCGCCCCTGATAGACGTTTTCCATCCAATCCGGCGTCGTACGGTCTAATACCGGCCACAAGGTGGTAATGGTCCGCTGTGCGCCCGCCAGAAACGCTGCCTGCGATAATCCCACTACCCCTCGACCAGCGGTCATGTCGCCCAATCCGGAGTTGCAGGAGGAAAAAGTCACCAGTTCGGTACCCTGCAGATCGAGGCTCCCCAACTCCCATGCACGCAGCACTCCCTTGAAGTTGCGGCGAGTGTAGCCGTCGAGCAGCACCACCGCCCGGGAGAAAGGATGAGTGGGGTCGTAGCGCGGATCGGCACGTTGAGTCTGGTGATAGAGAGTCTGAGTCTGCTGAGCTTCCCAAACATCGGAGTGGGTGGAGAAGTGCAGCACCCAGGGAGCGATCCCAATATTGAGAAGAGTGTGCTCGGATGCCTCAGGGCTGAAGTGGGCCACCACTTCACGGCCGTGCTTGGCAAGCAGGGTGCTGAGTTGCTCGATCTCTTTACGGGTTCCCTGCAGATTCGCATACATGGGAAGGTTCGCGTTCCCTCCCTCAGTCAAGACCGCACTCCGCGTTGCAAAACTCACTCCAGGATCTGTCGTGGTGATGTAGGGCACGTCTGCTTCTAGGAGAGGCAACTGTCCTCTGGACTCTGCATCAATTTCAGTGGCAGAAGCTTCCAGATCCGAATCCAACTGGGCCTGATCATTCAGTTCAAAGGATTGGACACCAAACATGACAGCGGAGCCAGAAGTAGGTGTGTGAAGGGACTGAAGGTGGTGAAGACGCACGAGATCCCGGGGAGTCGGTATCAGTCGCACCTTAAGATGAGCCAGCAGAGGATCTGGAGTAGAGGTATCAGGTGTGCAGAGCAGATCCCAGGGTAAGCTGTACAGGAAGCTGTCCCCGCTAATCACCAGTCGCTCCAATCCTGTGTTTAGCCCTAGGACTTCTGCGATGGGACTAATAAGTGTTGTATAAAGCTCCTGAAGGGGCTCAAGAACGATCATATCGTCCAGCATTAACTTTTCGCTATGCAGAATTTTTCGCAATCCCGCCACATGTGTCTCCAAATTCTCGGTGGCGTATTTATGTAAGTGGTGCCGACCGTCGGTATGCAACACCTGAGCGTAGATACCTCCTTGTAGAACGAACAGATTCAGGAGTGCTTCATTAGGCTGCAGTGCTGACTGTATGCGGTCAGCGGTAATCATGCGCAACTGCAATTCCTCTGCCAGACGCCGTCCTTCAGTGTGCGTCTCCAGTTGCCTTTCTATACGCTGTAGTTGTTGACTGACGTCTGCCACGCGAGCAAGGTCCTGATTGTCGGTGCTGTATTGCAGACGGGCCATCTCGCTCTGCAACTGCTGACGTTGGTCCAGCAGGATGCGAAGCCCGCTGCCTTCCAAGGCGGTGGCCTGCAAGATGCTCGCCAAACCCTGCTCAATGTCTGCATTTCCTTTGTAGGTCAGCAAGGCGGTCACAACTTCGTCAGCAACAAGCTGATCCTCAAGCTGAGTGAGGAGATCCAGTAGCAACACTAGGGTGCCTGCCACCGACTCTATCTCCCTCACGCTGTGCTTCTTTCCCCACACTTGTTTGCTACTCAGGGGGAACTGCTCGTTACGCAGTAGCATCCCCAGCGCTTCGGCAGCCCTACGTATGCCCGGCTTAAGATACCCAAGAGCTCTGTATGCTCTGGCCAGAACGTGGAGTGTCACAGCGATGCGATGATGATCCTCGAACAAAACTGTTCTAAAGATATCCAGAGATTGCTTATATAGGCTGAGAGCCTTCTCAGGCTGCGCTAGAGCCTGATAGGTATTGCCAATGTTGTACAGGCTGTCTGCGATGTCCAGATGGTTTGCGGGTAGGACTTGACACCTGAGCGTGAGGGCTTCCTCGTGACGCTCAATGGCTTTCTCTAAAAAGCCTAGCTCCTGCAGCAGGTTGC from Deinococcus psychrotolerans encodes:
- a CDS encoding CHAT domain-containing protein → MNRIDKELQRIARMDANEAQLTAFCRWHILNLKAAARDYKAQERILEALLRAEHDLRPPSVLLTITSKAIARQGVHLRRTADFAIILDNLGNVLSDLHRFDEALESHEEALKIKRQALPANHPDIADSLNNLGNVLSNLHRFDEALESHEEAFTIRRQALPANHQYTAGSLNNLGNVLSDLHRFDEAMERHEEAFTIRLQSLPANHPDIAGSLNNLGIVLSDLHRFDEAMERHEEALTINRQALPANHPGIANSLNNLGIVLSHLRRFEEAMDRYEEALTINRQALPANHPGIANSLNNIGNLLQELGFLEKAMERHEEALTLRRQVLPANHPDIAVSLYNIGNLLQELGFLEKAIERHEEALTLRCQVLPANHLDIADSLYNIGNTYQALAQPEKALSLYKQSLDIFRTVLFEDHHRIAVTLHVLARAYRALGYLKPGIRRAAEALGMLLRNEQFPLSSKQVWGKKHSVREIESVAGTLVLLLDLLTQLEDQLVADEVVTALLTYKGNADIEQGLASILQATALEGSGLRILLDQRQQLQSEMARLQYSTDNQDLARVADVSQQLQRIERQLETHTEGRRLAEELQLRMITADRIQSALQPNEALLNLFVLQGGIYAQVLHTDGRHHLHKYATENLETHVAGLRKILHSEKLMLDDMIVLEPLQELYTTLISPIAEVLGLNTGLERLVISGDSFLYSLPWDLLCTPDTSTPDPLLAHLKVRLIPTPRDLVRLHHLQSLHTPTSGSAVMFGVQSFELNDQAQLDSDLEASATEIDAESRGQLPLLEADVPYITTTDPGVSFATRSAVLTEGGNANLPMYANLQGTRKEIEQLSTLLAKHGREVVAHFSPEASEHTLLNIGIAPWVLHFSTHSDVWEAQQTQTLYHQTQRADPRYDPTHPFSRAVVLLDGYTRRNFKGVLRAWELGSLDLQGTELVTFSSCNSGLGDMTAGRGVVGLSQAAFLAGAQRTITTLWPVLDRTTPDWMENVYQGRLEGFSWQDAMQKEKQRMLKYEYPLQAWGPFVLNGLA